In the Hordeum vulgare subsp. vulgare chromosome 7H, MorexV3_pseudomolecules_assembly, whole genome shotgun sequence genome, one interval contains:
- the LOC123413447 gene encoding uncharacterized protein At3g28850-like isoform X4 codes for MKSRVGTTSLFPSQSSASALLSPLRSTSPMRPPDGSSSSSGPHGKHELQPEVVLYTASASASRRRGQTSADRCYALRALLRGYGLTMDERDVSTSRAHHSELKSLLAARGCAFSLPQLLVGGRPVGGPDHVRKLHQTGGLRHLLDAAPRPCRAFVCQACKRVGSAPCPKCSQARNKMLDHGVMEEEQEEERVVLFYPTQAHIMRSNDGMRLS; via the coding sequence ATGAAAAGTAGAGTAGGCACCACTAGCTTGTTCCCTTCTCAATCATCTGCTTCCgctctcctctcgccactacgctCTACTTCGCCGATGAGGCCGCCGGACGGCAGCTCTTCGTCGTCCGGGCCGCACGGCAAGCATGAGCTGCAGCCGGAGGTGGTTCTCTACACGGCGTCTGCGTCGGCGTCGCGCCGCAGAGGGCAAACCTCGGCCGACCGCTGCTACGCCTTGCGCGCCCTGCTGCGTGGCTACGGCCTGACCATGGACGAGCGCGACGTCTCCACCAGCAGAGCACACCACAGCGAGCTCAAGTCGTTGCTtgcggctcgggggtgcgccttcTCCCTGCCGCAGCTCCTCGTGGGTGGACGGCCCGTGGGCGGCCCTGACCATGTGAGGAAGCTGCACCAGACCGGCGGGCTGCGGCACCTCCTCGACGCCGCCCCAAGGCCGTGCCGCGCCTTCGTGTGCCAAGCCTGTAAGAGGGTGGGATCCGCGCCCTGCCCAAAGTGCAGCCAGGCCCGCAACAAGATGCTGGATCATGGCGTtatggaggaggagcaggaggaggagagggtcgTCCTTTTTTATCCAACCCAAG